In a single window of the Microbacterium sp. SL75 genome:
- a CDS encoding DNA-formamidopyrimidine glycosylase family protein has protein sequence MPEGDTVYRAAAKLSAALAGKVVTRFDIRVPGSATADLRGETVHEVAARGKHLLHRIGGFTLHSHLKMEGRWDLYRPGERWRRQAFKARAIVGVAGADAVGFDLAMVEVLRTSDEHTVVGHLGPDLLADDWDEAEAVRRVSADDRAAHVALLDQRNVAGFGNVYANELLFVRGIAPTTPATEIDVQATIALGERMIRANLPRPERTFTGDSRPGRRFWVYGREGAPCRRCGTPIRATSLGASATSERNVYWCPTCQPG, from the coding sequence GTGCCTGAGGGCGATACCGTCTACCGCGCCGCGGCGAAGCTGTCGGCGGCCCTCGCCGGCAAGGTGGTCACACGGTTCGACATCCGTGTGCCGGGGAGCGCCACCGCCGACCTGCGCGGGGAAACCGTGCACGAGGTCGCTGCTCGCGGCAAGCACCTGCTGCACAGGATCGGCGGCTTCACACTGCACTCGCACCTGAAGATGGAGGGCCGATGGGACCTCTACCGCCCGGGCGAGCGCTGGCGGCGACAGGCGTTCAAGGCGCGGGCGATCGTCGGCGTCGCGGGCGCAGACGCCGTCGGTTTCGACCTCGCGATGGTCGAAGTCCTGCGCACGAGCGACGAGCACACCGTGGTCGGACACCTCGGCCCCGATCTGCTCGCCGACGACTGGGATGAGGCCGAAGCGGTCCGTCGCGTCTCCGCCGACGACAGAGCTGCACACGTCGCGCTGCTGGACCAGCGCAACGTCGCCGGCTTCGGCAACGTGTACGCGAACGAGCTGCTCTTCGTCCGAGGCATCGCGCCGACCACCCCCGCCACGGAGATCGACGTGCAAGCGACGATCGCGCTCGGCGAGCGCATGATCCGCGCCAACCTGCCGCGCCCCGAGCGCACCTTCACCGGCGACAGCCGGCCCGGGCGTCGCTTCTGGGTCTACGGTCGCGAGGGCGCCCCCTGTCGCCGCTGCGGAACCCCGATCCGTGCGACCTCGCTCGGCGCCTCCGCGACGAGCGAGCGCAACGTCTATTGGTGCCCCACCTGTCAGCCCGGCTGA
- a CDS encoding tryptophan-rich sensory protein, producing MNAATQWRGSDLARQIVVLSTVSFMLIAAVIGAGAFGNSAVQDQQGGALNTDGSYLAPAGPAFSIWSVIYLGLIAYAIWQALPGQRTNARQRALGWLIALTMSLNGLWLVAARFGTLLLTVVVIVLLLAALCWTFRVAVATREPRDGVVDSVLIDGVTGLHLGWVTLATVANAAAWLTTIVPAEWENAADAIGIAVLIVVALIGLSIAWRTAWRVTPALALAWGLSWLAVERFSGEPQSAPIGVTAIIVAAIVLVPPAIVSVLRLVRRSVD from the coding sequence ATGAACGCAGCAACGCAATGGCGGGGGAGCGACCTCGCACGTCAGATCGTCGTCCTTTCCACGGTGTCGTTCATGCTGATCGCCGCAGTGATCGGGGCGGGCGCCTTCGGCAACTCGGCCGTGCAGGATCAGCAGGGCGGCGCCCTCAACACCGACGGCTCCTACCTCGCCCCGGCGGGTCCGGCCTTCTCGATCTGGTCGGTCATCTACCTCGGCCTGATCGCGTATGCGATCTGGCAGGCTCTCCCCGGCCAGCGCACCAATGCGCGCCAGCGCGCGCTCGGCTGGCTGATCGCCCTCACGATGAGCCTCAACGGCCTGTGGCTGGTCGCGGCCCGCTTCGGCACGCTGTTGCTCACGGTCGTCGTGATCGTCCTCCTGCTCGCGGCTCTCTGCTGGACGTTCCGCGTCGCCGTGGCGACGCGCGAACCGCGCGACGGCGTCGTCGATTCCGTCCTCATCGACGGGGTCACGGGCCTCCACCTCGGCTGGGTCACCCTCGCCACCGTCGCCAACGCCGCCGCCTGGCTCACGACCATCGTGCCGGCGGAGTGGGAGAACGCGGCGGATGCCATCGGTATCGCCGTCCTGATCGTGGTCGCTCTCATCGGTCTTTCGATCGCGTGGCGCACCGCGTGGCGCGTCACACCCGCGCTCGCCCTGGCCTGGGGGCTCAGCTGGCTGGCCGTCGAGCGCTTCAGCGGCGAGCCGCAGAGCGCGCCGATCGGTGTGACCGCGATCATCGTGGCCGCGATCGTGCTCGTGCCGCCGGCGATCGTCAGCGTGCTCCGCCTGGTCCGCCGAAGCGTGGACTGA
- the treZ gene encoding malto-oligosyltrehalose trehalohydrolase — MSIDVWAPKAERVRLRRLDDSGDNVVEDVEMASAKDGWWTAPVDLADGERYGFVLGDGDDLRPDPRSRRQPGGVHEASAWFDPSVYAWNDAAWTGKQLAGGLIYELHLGTFTPEGTLDAAVGRLDHLVDLGVTHVELLPVNGFNGTWNWGYDGVLWYTVHEAYGGPEAYQRFVDAAHAAGLAVIQDVVYNHLGPSGNYLPEFGEYLREGSRNTWGDSVNLDEDAVRAYIVENALMWMSDYHVDGLRLDAVHALLDHRDPHVLQEIAERTDALSAHRGIPLTTIAESDMNDPKLILPREAGGYGLTAQWSDDWHHTVHVALTGETIGYYEDFADVEAFRKVNEGGFFHDGTYSSFREEKHGKPIPADVPNWRLVTFAQDHDQIGNRAAGDRLSQTLGYDRLAAAAVLTLTAPGTPMLFMGEEWGATTPWQFFTSHPEPELGKATAEGRIAEFEKMGWDESTVPDPQDPSTFENSRLDWDEAGEGGHAQLLGLYRELAKLRRERPELTDPSREGLSAAAREAEGGRVYELRRRDLVVIVNLSDAAASASVASGARVLLATAEGVVLDGSEVTVPAGASAIVGPAL, encoded by the coding sequence ATGAGCATCGACGTCTGGGCACCCAAGGCAGAGCGGGTGCGGCTGCGCCGGCTCGACGACAGCGGCGACAATGTCGTCGAAGACGTCGAGATGGCATCCGCGAAAGACGGCTGGTGGACGGCCCCGGTCGACCTCGCCGACGGCGAGCGGTACGGCTTCGTGCTCGGCGACGGCGACGACCTGCGCCCCGACCCGCGTTCGCGGCGTCAGCCCGGCGGCGTGCACGAGGCGTCGGCCTGGTTCGATCCCTCGGTGTACGCCTGGAACGACGCCGCGTGGACGGGCAAGCAGCTCGCGGGCGGCCTGATCTACGAGCTGCACCTCGGAACCTTCACCCCCGAGGGAACACTGGATGCCGCGGTCGGCCGCCTCGATCACCTCGTCGACCTGGGGGTGACCCACGTCGAGCTGCTGCCGGTGAACGGCTTCAACGGTACGTGGAACTGGGGCTATGACGGGGTGCTCTGGTACACCGTGCACGAGGCCTACGGCGGACCCGAGGCGTACCAGCGTTTCGTCGATGCGGCCCACGCGGCCGGACTCGCCGTCATCCAGGACGTCGTCTACAACCACCTCGGTCCCTCGGGCAACTACCTGCCCGAGTTCGGCGAGTACCTGCGCGAAGGCAGCCGTAACACCTGGGGCGACTCGGTCAATCTCGATGAAGACGCTGTCCGCGCGTACATCGTCGAGAACGCACTGATGTGGATGAGCGACTACCACGTCGACGGCCTGCGCCTCGATGCCGTGCACGCTCTGCTCGACCATCGCGATCCGCACGTGCTGCAGGAGATCGCCGAACGCACCGACGCGCTGTCGGCGCACCGCGGCATCCCGCTCACCACCATCGCCGAGAGCGACATGAACGACCCGAAGCTGATCCTCCCGCGCGAGGCCGGCGGATACGGCCTGACCGCGCAGTGGTCGGACGACTGGCACCACACGGTGCACGTCGCCCTGACCGGCGAGACGATCGGCTACTACGAGGACTTCGCCGACGTCGAGGCCTTCCGAAAGGTCAACGAGGGCGGCTTCTTCCACGACGGCACGTACTCATCGTTCCGCGAGGAGAAGCACGGCAAGCCCATTCCCGCGGACGTTCCGAACTGGCGCCTCGTGACCTTCGCGCAGGATCACGACCAGATCGGCAACCGGGCCGCGGGCGACCGTCTGTCGCAGACGCTCGGCTACGACCGCCTGGCCGCCGCCGCCGTGCTCACGCTCACCGCCCCGGGCACTCCGATGCTCTTCATGGGCGAGGAGTGGGGCGCGACGACGCCCTGGCAGTTCTTCACCTCTCACCCCGAGCCCGAGCTCGGCAAGGCCACCGCCGAGGGACGCATCGCCGAGTTCGAGAAGATGGGCTGGGACGAATCCACCGTCCCTGACCCGCAGGATCCCTCGACGTTCGAGAACTCCCGGCTCGACTGGGACGAGGCGGGCGAGGGCGGTCACGCCCAGCTGCTCGGCCTGTACCGCGAGCTCGCGAAGCTGCGGCGCGAGCGCCCCGAGTTGACCGACCCGTCGCGCGAGGGGCTGTCCGCGGCGGCCAGGGAGGCCGAGGGCGGCCGGGTCTACGAACTACGTCGCCGCGACCTCGTCGTGATCGTCAACCTCTCGGATGCCGCGGCCTCGGCGTCCGTGGCATCCGGTGCTCGTGTGCTGCTGGCGACGGCGGAGGGCGTCGTGCTCGATGGCTCCGAGGTGACGGTGCCGGCCGGGGCGAGCGCGATCGTCGGCCCCGCACTCTGA
- a CDS encoding LysR substrate-binding domain-containing protein, with amino-acid sequence MAKGNGSRGRSGAPRRSGAAKPAAAGRSRAAKPKAKAERPTPPPREEPRDFVLGAIPGATPGKWIGLWRERMPHVALELREISVATQLEALDEVDAALIRLPVEESDDVNVIPLYEEEPVVVMSADSDLTAADELEIADLRGEVVIAAADDVLHLSIPDAVAPAFAPPADTAEAIATVAAGVGVVIVPMSLARAHQRRDVEYRILRDGPRSRVALAWLRERTTPDVEMFVGVVRGRTARSSR; translated from the coding sequence ATGGCGAAAGGCAACGGGTCCCGCGGGCGCAGCGGCGCACCTCGACGCAGCGGGGCAGCGAAGCCCGCCGCGGCAGGGCGTTCACGCGCGGCGAAGCCGAAGGCGAAGGCCGAGCGACCGACCCCGCCGCCGCGCGAGGAACCGCGGGACTTCGTGCTCGGCGCGATTCCCGGAGCAACCCCCGGCAAGTGGATCGGGCTGTGGCGCGAACGCATGCCGCACGTCGCTCTCGAGCTGCGTGAGATCTCCGTCGCCACCCAGCTCGAAGCGCTCGACGAGGTCGACGCGGCGCTCATCCGCCTTCCCGTCGAGGAGTCAGACGACGTGAACGTGATTCCCCTCTACGAGGAGGAACCCGTCGTGGTCATGTCCGCCGACTCCGACCTGACCGCGGCCGACGAGCTCGAGATCGCCGATCTGCGGGGCGAGGTCGTCATCGCGGCCGCCGACGACGTCTTGCACCTGTCAATCCCGGACGCCGTCGCCCCGGCGTTCGCACCCCCGGCCGACACCGCCGAAGCCATCGCGACGGTGGCTGCGGGCGTCGGCGTCGTGATCGTGCCGATGTCCCTTGCTCGCGCTCATCAGCGCCGCGACGTCGAGTACCGCATCCTGCGGGACGGTCCGCGATCCCGGGTCGCTCTCGCGTGGCTCCGCGAGCGCACGACCCCCGATGTCGAGATGTTCGTGGGCGTCGTGCGCGGCCGAACCGCGCGATCCTCGCGCTGA
- the glgX gene encoding glycogen debranching protein GlgX has translation MSDVQQVWPGSSYPLGATYDGNGTNFALFSEGAEKVELCLFEEDGTETCFELIDVDAFVWHAYLPNIQPGQRYGYRVHGEYDPANGKRFNPAKLLLDPYAKAVEGQVDWGQAVFSYEFGDPDSFNDEDSAAHMMKGVVINPFFDWSGDRQPKIPYAESFIYEAHVRGLTQLHPDVPEELRGTYAGIAHPAVIEHLQKLGITAIELMPVHQFVNDSTLEEKGLSNYWGYNTIAFLAPQNTYSSTGDHGQQVQEFKAMVKALHAAGIEVILDVVYNHTAEGNHMGPTLSMRGIDNEAYYRLEDDDKRYYTDYTGTGNSMNVGNPHTLQLIMDSLRYWVLEMHVDGFRFDLASTLAREFYEVDKLATFFELVQQDPIVSQVKLIAEPWDVGPGGYQVGNFPPQWTEWNGKYRDTVRDFWRGEPQALGEFASRLTGSADLYEHSGRFPVASINFVTAHDGFTLRDLVSYNEKHNDANGEDNNDGESHNRSSNMGVEGPTDDQDVLKRRAQQQRNFIATLLLSQGVPMLLHGDELGRTQGGNNNGYAQDNEITWVDWTNIDTPLIEFTAALARLRKQHPTFRRSRFFDGRPVKMEEGAPIPDVVWLRPDGSLMQPEDWDNGFGLAVGVFLNGQGIRERDRRGESISDDHFLVLFNAGDDKVDFRLPDFEYAPKWDAYVDTAGERANTEPLSPGETLPLEPKSLMVLREHHLPEPEVDHSVAASLTAQIPVVGTDDLPGQAPKPEL, from the coding sequence GAGCGACGTGCAGCAGGTATGGCCAGGATCCAGTTATCCCCTCGGGGCCACTTACGACGGTAACGGGACGAACTTCGCCCTGTTCAGTGAAGGAGCAGAGAAGGTCGAGCTCTGCCTCTTCGAGGAAGACGGAACGGAGACGTGCTTCGAGCTGATCGACGTCGACGCGTTCGTCTGGCACGCCTACCTCCCCAACATCCAGCCGGGGCAGCGCTACGGCTACCGCGTGCACGGGGAGTACGACCCCGCGAACGGCAAGCGCTTCAACCCCGCGAAGCTGCTCCTCGACCCGTACGCGAAGGCCGTCGAGGGCCAGGTCGACTGGGGGCAGGCGGTCTTCAGCTACGAGTTCGGCGACCCCGACTCGTTCAACGACGAGGACTCCGCCGCCCACATGATGAAGGGCGTCGTCATCAACCCGTTCTTCGACTGGTCGGGCGACCGCCAGCCGAAGATCCCCTACGCCGAGTCGTTCATCTACGAGGCCCACGTGCGCGGCCTCACCCAGCTGCACCCCGACGTACCCGAGGAGTTGCGCGGCACGTACGCCGGCATCGCCCACCCCGCCGTCATCGAGCACCTCCAGAAGCTCGGCATCACCGCGATCGAGCTCATGCCGGTGCACCAGTTCGTCAACGACTCCACCCTCGAAGAGAAGGGGCTGTCGAACTACTGGGGCTACAACACCATCGCGTTCCTCGCCCCGCAGAACACCTACTCCTCGACCGGCGACCACGGTCAGCAGGTGCAGGAGTTCAAGGCCATGGTCAAGGCTCTGCACGCCGCCGGCATCGAGGTCATCCTCGACGTGGTCTACAACCACACCGCCGAGGGCAACCACATGGGCCCGACCCTGTCGATGCGCGGCATCGACAACGAGGCGTACTACCGCCTCGAAGACGACGACAAGCGCTACTACACCGACTACACCGGCACCGGCAACAGCATGAACGTGGGCAACCCCCACACGCTGCAGCTGATCATGGATTCGCTGCGCTACTGGGTGCTCGAGATGCACGTCGACGGATTCCGCTTCGACCTGGCATCCACCCTCGCCCGCGAGTTCTACGAGGTCGACAAGCTCGCGACCTTCTTCGAGCTCGTGCAGCAGGACCCGATCGTCTCGCAGGTCAAGCTCATCGCCGAACCGTGGGACGTCGGTCCCGGCGGCTACCAGGTCGGCAACTTCCCGCCCCAGTGGACCGAGTGGAACGGCAAGTACCGCGACACCGTGCGCGACTTCTGGCGCGGCGAGCCGCAGGCCCTGGGCGAGTTCGCCTCGCGGCTGACCGGTTCGGCCGACCTGTACGAGCACTCGGGACGTTTCCCGGTGGCATCCATCAACTTCGTCACCGCGCACGACGGCTTCACGCTGCGCGACCTCGTGTCGTACAACGAGAAGCACAACGACGCCAACGGCGAAGACAACAACGACGGCGAATCGCACAACCGCTCCAGCAACATGGGCGTCGAGGGGCCGACCGACGATCAGGACGTCCTGAAGCGTCGGGCGCAGCAGCAGCGCAACTTCATCGCGACGCTGCTGCTCAGCCAGGGCGTGCCGATGCTGCTGCACGGCGACGAACTCGGTCGCACGCAGGGCGGCAACAACAACGGCTACGCGCAGGACAACGAGATCACGTGGGTGGACTGGACGAACATCGACACCCCGCTCATCGAGTTCACGGCCGCCCTCGCGCGACTGCGCAAGCAGCACCCCACCTTCCGCCGCAGCCGGTTCTTCGACGGTCGCCCCGTGAAGATGGAGGAGGGCGCTCCCATTCCCGACGTGGTGTGGCTGCGTCCCGACGGCTCGCTCATGCAGCCCGAGGACTGGGACAACGGCTTCGGCCTCGCGGTGGGCGTCTTCCTCAACGGCCAGGGAATCCGCGAGCGCGATCGTCGTGGCGAGTCGATCAGCGACGACCACTTCCTCGTGCTGTTCAACGCCGGTGACGACAAGGTCGACTTCCGCCTGCCCGACTTCGAGTACGCGCCGAAGTGGGACGCCTACGTCGACACCGCCGGCGAGCGCGCGAACACCGAGCCGCTGAGCCCCGGTGAGACGCTGCCGCTCGAGCCGAAGTCGCTCATGGTCCTGCGTGAGCACCACCTGCCCGAGCCCGAGGTCGACCACTCGGTCGCCGCCTCCCTCACCGCGCAGATCCCGGTGGTCGGCACCGACGACCTGCCCGGTCAGGCGCCCAAGCCGGAGCTGTGA
- a CDS encoding glutamine amidotransferase-related protein has protein sequence MTASLLYVCVRPQREAAVAEWASFRDGLGVRDDDLVHHDLVREPLPADLDRYAAIVVGGSPFNVTDPGKTDEQRRLERDLERLAGAAIEGRTNALFTCFGIGVVTRLLGGRVSLLHPEGTGPTDIVLTEAGRNDELFGILNPRFEALTAHKEGTAIVPPGATLLAENDACPVQAYRAGSGLWATQFHPEPTTEAFVARMVVYRDAGYFDADAFDEVSAHVRTASVEQPTRLLRSFAARSVAA, from the coding sequence GTGACCGCTTCCTTGCTCTACGTCTGCGTTCGCCCGCAGCGTGAGGCGGCCGTGGCCGAGTGGGCCTCGTTCCGCGACGGTCTCGGCGTGCGAGACGACGACCTCGTGCACCACGACCTCGTTCGCGAGCCGCTGCCGGCGGACCTCGACCGGTACGCCGCGATCGTCGTCGGCGGCAGTCCTTTCAACGTCACCGACCCCGGCAAGACCGACGAGCAGCGCCGCCTCGAGCGCGACCTCGAACGCCTGGCGGGCGCGGCCATCGAGGGTCGCACGAATGCGCTGTTCACGTGCTTCGGTATCGGTGTCGTCACGCGTCTGCTCGGGGGCAGGGTGAGTTTGCTGCACCCCGAGGGCACGGGCCCCACCGACATCGTGCTCACCGAGGCGGGTCGCAACGACGAGCTGTTCGGCATCCTGAATCCCCGCTTCGAGGCGCTGACCGCGCACAAGGAAGGCACGGCGATCGTCCCCCCGGGCGCGACGCTGCTCGCCGAGAACGACGCGTGCCCCGTGCAGGCCTATCGCGCCGGGTCCGGACTGTGGGCCACGCAGTTCCACCCCGAGCCCACGACCGAGGCGTTCGTCGCGCGCATGGTCGTCTACCGCGACGCGGGGTACTTCGATGCCGACGCGTTCGACGAGGTCTCGGCACACGTGCGCACCGCGTCGGTCGAGCAGCCCACGCGCCTTCTGCGCTCCTTCGCCGCCCGATCCGTCGCGGCCTGA
- a CDS encoding DUF1304 domain-containing protein, whose translation MIGILALVFAGLAALLHVYIFVLESVRWTRPKTWKVFGIADQQTADATRPMAYNQGFYNLFLAIGAVVGIVFWTVNGVGDAVGRTLLIFSLGSMLAAALVLVTSGAKYLRPASIQGTLPLIGLVLAIFA comes from the coding sequence ATGATCGGCATCCTGGCGCTTGTCTTCGCGGGACTCGCGGCCCTGCTTCACGTCTACATCTTCGTGCTCGAGAGCGTGCGCTGGACGCGGCCGAAGACGTGGAAGGTCTTCGGGATCGCCGACCAGCAGACGGCGGATGCCACGCGGCCCATGGCCTACAACCAGGGCTTCTACAACCTGTTCCTCGCGATCGGAGCGGTCGTCGGCATCGTGTTCTGGACGGTGAACGGGGTCGGCGATGCCGTCGGCCGCACGCTGCTGATCTTCTCGCTGGGGTCGATGCTCGCCGCGGCACTCGTCCTGGTCACCTCGGGTGCGAAGTACCTGCGCCCGGCCAGTATCCAGGGAACCCTGCCCCTGATCGGGCTGGTCCTGGCGATCTTCGCCTGA
- the treY gene encoding malto-oligosyltrehalose synthase: MRHPLSTYRLQIREAFTLDDAAEVTGYLRDLGVSWAYLSPILEATPGSDHGYDVVDVERVDPARGGAEGLDRFAAAARAAELGILIDIVPNHMGVSEPRSNAWWWDVLRQGRASAHASAFDIDWEFGDGKVRVPVLGDHLDAVIDEISYDPTPADDAPDGLVRYYDHAFPVAPGTGTSDIRALLDAQNFELRYWQDEAADLNYRRFFAVTTLAGVRVEVPEVFRATHAEILRWVREGLADGLRVDHPDGLVDPGGYFDQLAVALEEAGEGEVGYVLAEKILEHGEALPSWWKTAGTTGYDALAEIDRVLTDPAGEAALDALDARLRTDSDLEPLTGWHDLIHDTKRKIADSIQVSEIRRLVRGLPSGLREEFGADALQDALAEILACFPVYRSYLPAGRTHLDAAAGEAEVRRPELGDVIEKLVPVLADTSLEVAWRFQQTTGPVMAKGVEDTAFYRYTRLGSLTEVGGDPGEFSLDVAGFHTAQALRHASWPTAMTTLSTHDTKRGEDTRARIAVLAEIPETWAERLEEFRGIASTGHGPFDALLWQAIVGAWPASASTPEGLKVYRERLHAYAEKAAREASEVTGWWEQDEAFEERMHAVVDAATGTAAERVRAFVDQISPAGWSNGLSAKLLQIMGPGVPDVYQGSELWEQSLVDPDNRRAVDFAERRRLLAAIDAPGAAAPAVDATGAAKLLVTSRALRLRREHPLEIYRPLEAAGVAADHVVAFDRGGVFAVATRLPHGLAAAGGWRDTVVLLPDTPVVDVLTGRSFAGGAVPLADLLAVYPVALLIF; the protein is encoded by the coding sequence ATGCGGCATCCGCTTTCGACCTATCGCCTGCAGATCCGCGAAGCGTTCACCCTCGACGACGCCGCCGAGGTCACGGGATACCTCCGTGACCTCGGGGTCTCGTGGGCGTACCTGTCGCCGATCCTCGAGGCCACGCCCGGTTCCGACCACGGCTACGACGTGGTCGACGTCGAGCGCGTCGACCCCGCACGCGGGGGCGCCGAGGGGCTCGACCGCTTCGCCGCGGCAGCGCGCGCGGCGGAGCTCGGCATCCTGATCGACATCGTGCCCAACCACATGGGCGTCTCGGAACCACGCAGCAACGCGTGGTGGTGGGACGTGCTGCGACAGGGGCGGGCGTCGGCGCACGCGAGCGCGTTCGACATCGACTGGGAATTCGGTGACGGCAAGGTGCGCGTGCCCGTGCTCGGCGACCATCTCGACGCGGTCATCGACGAGATCTCATACGACCCGACGCCGGCCGACGATGCTCCCGACGGGCTGGTCCGCTACTACGACCATGCCTTCCCGGTGGCCCCCGGTACCGGTACTTCGGACATCCGAGCTCTGCTGGACGCGCAGAACTTCGAACTGCGCTACTGGCAGGACGAAGCGGCCGACCTGAACTACCGCCGCTTCTTCGCCGTGACGACCCTCGCGGGCGTGCGCGTCGAGGTGCCGGAGGTGTTCCGGGCGACCCACGCCGAGATCCTGCGCTGGGTGCGCGAGGGCCTCGCCGACGGTCTGCGCGTGGACCACCCCGACGGTCTCGTCGATCCGGGCGGGTACTTCGATCAGCTCGCCGTCGCGCTCGAAGAGGCCGGCGAGGGCGAGGTCGGCTACGTGCTCGCCGAGAAGATCCTCGAACACGGCGAGGCGTTGCCGTCGTGGTGGAAGACCGCCGGGACCACCGGTTACGACGCTCTCGCCGAGATCGACCGTGTGCTGACCGACCCGGCGGGGGAGGCGGCGCTCGATGCCCTCGACGCGCGCCTGCGCACCGACAGCGATCTCGAGCCGCTCACCGGCTGGCACGACCTCATCCACGACACCAAGCGCAAGATCGCCGACTCGATCCAGGTGTCGGAGATCCGTCGCCTGGTGCGCGGTCTTCCGTCGGGGCTGCGCGAGGAGTTCGGGGCCGACGCGCTGCAGGACGCGCTCGCCGAGATCCTCGCGTGCTTCCCGGTGTACCGCTCGTACCTCCCCGCCGGTCGCACGCACCTCGACGCCGCCGCGGGCGAAGCCGAAGTGCGTCGTCCCGAACTGGGCGACGTGATCGAGAAGCTCGTCCCGGTGCTCGCCGACACGAGCCTCGAGGTCGCGTGGCGCTTTCAGCAGACGACCGGTCCCGTCATGGCCAAGGGCGTCGAGGACACCGCGTTCTACCGTTACACCCGGCTGGGCTCGCTCACCGAGGTGGGCGGCGACCCGGGGGAGTTCTCCCTCGACGTCGCGGGCTTCCACACCGCGCAGGCGCTGCGTCACGCGTCGTGGCCCACCGCCATGACCACTCTGTCGACGCACGACACCAAGCGCGGCGAGGACACGCGTGCCCGCATCGCGGTGCTGGCCGAGATCCCCGAGACCTGGGCCGAACGACTCGAGGAGTTCCGCGGGATCGCCTCGACCGGTCACGGCCCCTTCGACGCACTGCTGTGGCAGGCGATCGTGGGAGCGTGGCCCGCCTCGGCATCCACCCCCGAGGGGCTGAAGGTCTACCGCGAACGTCTGCACGCGTACGCCGAGAAGGCGGCGCGCGAGGCGTCCGAGGTCACCGGCTGGTGGGAGCAGGACGAGGCCTTCGAGGAGCGCATGCACGCGGTCGTCGACGCGGCCACCGGCACCGCCGCCGAGCGCGTGCGCGCCTTCGTCGACCAGATCTCGCCCGCGGGATGGTCGAACGGTCTATCCGCCAAGCTGCTGCAGATCATGGGCCCGGGCGTCCCCGACGTCTACCAGGGCTCGGAGCTGTGGGAGCAGTCGCTCGTCGATCCCGACAACCGTCGCGCGGTCGACTTCGCGGAGCGTCGCCGGCTTCTCGCCGCGATCGACGCCCCCGGAGCTGCGGCTCCGGCGGTGGATGCCACGGGAGCGGCCAAGCTCCTCGTGACGTCGCGCGCGCTGCGCCTTCGCCGTGAGCACCCGCTCGAGATCTACCGCCCGCTGGAGGCAGCGGGCGTGGCGGCTGACCACGTCGTCGCCTTCGATCGTGGCGGTGTGTTCGCGGTCGCGACCCGTCTGCCGCACGGCCTGGCGGCAGCGGGAGGCTGGCGCGACACGGTGGTGCTGCTGCCGGACACCCCCGTCGTCGACGTGCTGACCGGACGCTCGTTCGCCGGCGGCGCCGTGCCCCTGGCCGACCTGCTGGCGGTCTACCCGGTGGCCCTGCTGATCTTCTGA
- a CDS encoding transferase, with the protein MGKNYIDIENDHGETLRYRKHVNGRGLVAHGAKVHPSALVENGAYVEPGVQIAAGVRVGRGAWIESDAVIGPEAHIEPHAHICAGAVIGAGAHIGVRTQVGHNARIAMGSLIGDDEIINDGEAVATDRRGLRLAA; encoded by the coding sequence GTGGGAAAGAACTACATCGACATCGAAAACGACCACGGCGAGACGCTGCGTTACCGCAAGCACGTCAATGGTCGCGGACTCGTCGCGCACGGCGCGAAGGTCCACCCGTCGGCGCTGGTCGAGAACGGCGCCTACGTCGAACCCGGCGTGCAGATCGCCGCGGGTGTTCGTGTCGGCCGCGGTGCCTGGATCGAGTCAGACGCCGTGATCGGCCCGGAGGCTCACATCGAGCCGCACGCACACATCTGCGCGGGAGCGGTGATCGGCGCGGGCGCTCACATCGGCGTCCGCACGCAGGTCGGCCACAACGCTCGCATCGCGATGGGATCGCTCATCGGCGACGACGAGATCATCAACGACGGCGAAGCCGTGGCGACGGATCGACGAGGACTGCGGCTGGCAGCCTGA